A genomic segment from Pseudosulfitobacter sp. DSM 107133 encodes:
- the pncA gene encoding bifunctional nicotinamidase/pyrazinamidase, translating to MSHTLIVIDVQNDFCPGGALAVAEGDMIVPGINALMASADAVVLTQDWHPAGHSSFAASHAGHDPFALIQMPYGPQVLWPDHCIQGSDGAAFHADLNTDRADMVIRKGFNPAIDSYSAFFENDHKTPTGLEGYLRTRGIDRITMVGLATDFCVNFSAVDAAKLGFDVTVQMDLCRAIDLDGSLIAAVEAMKAAGVSLTS from the coding sequence ATGAGCCACACCCTGATCGTGATCGACGTCCAGAACGATTTCTGCCCCGGTGGCGCACTCGCCGTGGCCGAAGGCGATATGATCGTGCCCGGTATCAACGCGTTGATGGCATCTGCTGACGCCGTTGTGCTGACGCAAGACTGGCATCCGGCGGGGCATTCCTCATTTGCCGCGTCGCATGCAGGGCACGACCCTTTTGCGCTGATCCAGATGCCCTATGGCCCGCAGGTTTTGTGGCCCGACCACTGCATTCAGGGCAGCGACGGGGCGGCTTTCCACGCCGATCTGAACACCGACCGCGCCGATATGGTGATCCGCAAAGGCTTTAACCCCGCCATCGACAGCTATTCGGCGTTCTTCGAGAACGACCATAAGACGCCGACAGGGCTGGAAGGCTATTTGCGCACCCGTGGCATCGACCGAATAACGATGGTCGGTCTGGCCACTGATTTTTGCGTGAACTTCTCGGCGGTGGATGCGGCGAAGCTTGGTTTTGACGTAACCGTTCAGATGGATTTGTGCCGTGCCATTGATCTGGACGGTTCTCTGATCGCAGCGGTCGAGGCCATGAAAGCGGCGGGCGTGTCCCTAACCTCCTGA
- a CDS encoding alpha/beta fold hydrolase: protein MDEITDFTGPGRLLRVSDGSGTPVLISHGTFSTAATCLPLAQKIGAGRPTYIIEWRGRDIGAGRVQHLDYTGLGDGEMAQAIAYVAQRHGAVHLVAHSGGGLAMAMALARHDLRARVRSLCVMGAQATRFYDGPWRFRMTMLALAQIGRRRGYWPVRLINIGPCNEASGIMDEWLGWNRTGVIGDTHGPLSPRLAAQKLPTLVLAGGGDRLIAPVAGCRDFAQMFGPQAQLELCGTATGYPEDFNHARLIRSRAAAQTLWPRIGKWLSEQDANIDPPRPSAYAIGQTGDTV from the coding sequence ATGGACGAGATAACAGATTTCACAGGCCCGGGACGATTGCTGCGTGTCAGCGATGGCAGCGGCACGCCGGTGCTGATCTCGCACGGGACATTTTCCACCGCTGCGACGTGCCTGCCACTGGCACAGAAGATCGGCGCGGGGCGGCCCACCTATATCATTGAATGGCGCGGCAGGGACATTGGCGCGGGGCGGGTTCAGCACCTTGACTACACCGGGCTAGGCGATGGCGAAATGGCGCAGGCCATTGCCTATGTCGCACAACGACACGGGGCGGTGCATCTGGTGGCCCATTCCGGCGGAGGGCTGGCCATGGCAATGGCATTGGCGCGGCATGACCTGCGCGCCCGCGTCCGCAGTCTGTGCGTGATGGGTGCGCAGGCCACGCGGTTTTATGATGGGCCGTGGCGGTTTCGCATGACCATGCTGGCGCTGGCGCAGATCGGGCGCAGGCGTGGCTATTGGCCGGTGCGGCTGATCAATATCGGGCCGTGCAACGAGGCGTCGGGCATAATGGACGAATGGCTGGGCTGGAACCGCACCGGTGTGATCGGTGACACGCATGGCCCCCTGTCGCCGCGCCTTGCCGCGCAAAAGCTGCCGACGCTGGTGCTGGCGGGGGGCGGCGACCGGTTGATCGCCCCCGTCGCGGGCTGCCGCGATTTTGCGCAGATGTTCGGCCCGCAGGCGCAGCTGGAACTGTGTGGCACCGCCACAGGCTATCCCGAAGATTTCAACCATGCCCGCCTGATCCGCTCGCGCGCTGCAGCGCAAACGCTTTGGCCACGCATCGGCAAATGGCTGTCTGAACAGGACGCAAACATTGACCCGCCGCGGCCATCCGCCTACGCCATAGGGCAAACAGGAGACACCGTATGA